Part of the Aciduliprofundum boonei T469 genome is shown below.
AGAAGTAAATAAAGAAGCCATATAGCTGCTATCACTCTTGCAATGACGGTGGCTGTAGCAGCCCCAAAGACACCCATTTTGGGAAATCCAAATAATCCAAATATCAGAATAGGGTCCAGAATCATATTTATAAGAACGGAAACAGAGCTTATTATTAGTGGAGTAACAGTATCTCCTTCTGCAGATATAACAGATCCTCCCCCCATTACTACGAACATAAATGGTAATCCAAGGAATATTATTGAGCCGTATGTGGCGGCAGTTTCTAAAAGCTCTCCCTTTGCGCCTATGAGTTCAAAAATTGGATATGCAAAAATAAAGCCAAAAGTAGCCATTATAGAAGAAATTATGAGAACTACACTAAAAATCTGGCCCGTGTAGTGATTTGCCTTCTCCTTATCACCTGCACCAATATACTGCGAAATTATAGGAATGCCACCTCTTCCAAGGCCCCCTGCAAAGGAAATGAAAAAGAATATAACGGGCCAGGTAAAATTTATGGCAGCAACCGCTATTCTTGCCTCTTCTGTAGGAAGCCTCCCAAGCCAGAACATATCTGTTAAATTATAAAGTGTCTGAAGTAGGCTACTTACCATCATAGGCCAGCCTAAAAGAAACATAGTTTTAATTACCCCTCCATTCAAAATTTCCTCTCTACTCAACCTTAAAGATCGCCTTTTACTCTGATTTTCCGGGTGGGTTACCACATTCCCTTAAAAATCTATAACATATTTTAAGTTTTGTATGAGTATGCAATTAAACTACCATATTTATCTTCTTCCCGCACCTATTGCATCTTCCATCCTTTGTTAATCCCTTCAGCTCTGTATTGTAATAAACTCTCTCAATTAGTAAATTGCCACAGTTTGGGCAGTATGTACTCTCGTACTCTGGCTCCCATGTGTTGCCCAAATAAACATATTCTAAACCAACTTCCTTGGCTATTTTGTAAGCATTATGCATAGTTTTTAAAGGAGTGGGTGGTTTATCAGTTAGTTTGTACATGGGAAAAAATCTTGAAAAATGTACGGGAATTTCAGGGCTCAGTTCATAAACCCATTCTGCAAATTTTCTTATTTCTTTCGAGTCATCATTTAAGTCGGGGATTATAAGATAGGTCAATTCAATATGTATTCCCATCCTGTATGCCCTCTCAACAGTATCTATTACAGGCTGCAATCTTGCTCCTGCTATTTTCCTATAAAATTCATCTCTAAAGGCCTTAACATCTATGTTCATAGCATCCAAGTATTGTCCTATTTCTCTAAGGGGCTCTTCGTTGATGTAGCCATTTGTAACATAAACCGTGTATAAACCTTCTTTTTTTGCCATCTTTGAGACATCTAATGTAAACTCATGCCATATTGTCGGCTCATTATAGGTCCACGCAACACCCTCGTAATTCCCAGCAATTTTCATAACTTCATCAGGACTCATCTCCCTCAAATATGGAAACTCCATACCTGCCTGGCTTATTTCCCAATTTTGACAATGTTTACAGCGCATATTGCAGCCCACAGTAGATAAAGAGAGAACCTCTGATTTTGGTTTAAAGTGAAAAAGTGGCTTTTTCTCAATAGGGTCAACGGCAATTGATGATACAGAACCATAATTCAAAGTGTATAATTTACCCCCAATATTCTTTCTAACCCTGCAAACTCCAATTTGCCCCTCTTTGAGCACACATCTATAGGGGCATAACTCGCATCTAACCTTATTATCTTCAAGCTTTGTCCAATGCTTTGCTAAAGTGAGCATATCCCTCACCCTTTATCTTATTTCCATCTTTCCATATTCCAATTTCCTCATCCACAACACCTATCTCCTTGCCAAAAATTTTTTTAGGAGAAGTATAAACGAGCTCATACTCTCCACCGAACCCTGTGGCTAAGTACTCTAAGGGAATGTCATAATCCTCTGAAACTTCATATGCAAGCTTGTGAATGGGTAAAGAATTAAAATCAATATCCAAGCCATAATTTGCGTTTCTCATAAAAACCACTGCAGAAGCGAGGCCATCGGATAGGTCCATACAAGCCCTTGCAATTTTTGATATTTCCCTCCCTTCTCTTATGCGCGGATAGACATCCAAAATGTAATCTGCTCCTTCTTCAATTCCATTTTTCCAAAGAAAATAACCAGCAGCTTGCTTTCCAAGTTCTCCAGTGATATAAACGCCCTCTCCTTTATTTATGGCATTTCTTAGCATAATCCTCTCTTTCTCAACCTTTCCAATGGCTATTCCAGAGAACCCAATTATGCGGGATTCTTTTAAATCTCCTCCTTTATATGGCACATTGAAATCATTTAGAATTTCAAGCATCCCCTTCATAAAATCTTCCAAAAATCCTAAATCCATTCTTTTGGGAAAGAACATAGAAGCCATGAAAATCTCTGGCTCCCCTCCCATAGCGGCTATATCACTCAGATTAATTGTGGCAAAGAATCTCCCAATTTTTCGTGCATTCCAATTATCCATAAAGTGAGTGCCTTCTCCTACAAAATCTGTAGTAATGAGTTGGTAATAGTTACCCCTATCTAAATAAACGCAATCATCGTAATTTTCTTTCTTACCCACAATTTCCCATATTCTGTCGATTACTTCTCTCTCACCCAAGGAGCTAAGGTTCATCGCTTATAATAATGCGTTATCCATTAATATTTCTTTTCCAGAGTAAGTTTTTTACCCTACACATCATTATGGCTATGTGGATTGTATAAAAGTTCATACTGTAAAAGATTCGCGTTTGGATGGCCTTAAACTTGAGGATTTCCTAGATAATTTTGAGGGAGAGACCCTTTACATACTTGACATTAATTCTTATAATAGAAGGGAGATGAACCTGAAAATTTACGATGAGCTTTCAGGGCTTTTTGAGCTCTGGATTGATGCAGCCCCTAGAAGACACTACGATGTCATGGACATTCTTGTGATAGGCGGAAATAAGGCGATAATTGATTCTAATTTCATAAAATACAGGGAAATAGAGAAAATTTTAGAACTAACTGATAATGTTATGCTCAAATCCTACGATAGGGAGAGATTAGAAAATTTTATAATGCTTGGAGGGAGAGAGGTTATAACTTCAAAGAAACTTGCAGATTATATTGATGCAAAAACATACATAATGAAGGGAGGTGAGTTGTGCCTATGGAAAAATTAAAGCAGATAATTGCATATGTGGTTAAAAAAAGAGGAAGAAAATTGAGGGAGGAGGATTTTGTTAATGTCTTATCCTATGATAGAAAATGGATTCCTCCCGCATCTTCCCGTGCTCTGTTTAAAGTCATACTAGATGCAAATCTTCTTCAAAAAAATGGAGAGTACTATGAACCAAATTTTGAAATTAAAGGACTCGTGCTTCCATTAGATTTCAGTGTTAGTGATGAAGATGTAAACAAGTACTTCAAAAAAGAGGATGTTTTAACAAGGATAATCGATTATTTAACTGAAAAAATGGATAGAGAAAGAAGAGATATATTGATGGATATAAACTCAATAAAAAATGAGATGAGATTCATAACAATTGAGGTGGCAGCCCTTATCTATTGCAAGGAAAATAATGTGGATTGCTCACAGTTTTACAATGATGTGGAAGAGAAGATAAAATCATAACTGTGACGCTCTCTCTGTGTATTTCATCGCTTCCTCCACATTACCCATCTCCATTGCTATATCTCCTGCGAGCTCGTATGCTCTTCTCTTTAACTCTTTATCATCAACATTTTCTAAAATTTTTAGCTCCTTATTTAAAAAGTAATATGCTTCCTCAATATAATCATCATCGAGATAATATAGAGATAAAGAATGCAGAGTGTCAACTTGTCCTTTTAAATGTCCCTCCTTCTCGAATATGTCTAAAGCTCTGTAAAGGTAATCCAGCTGCCTCATATCATCGTATAGCATAGCCCTATTGGAATAAACTGCTCCGAGGGCGATATTATCTCGCAATATTTTGAATATTTTCTCCGCCTCATCATAATTCTTCTCCGCTTCATCTCTCATTCCTATGAAATAATGTAGAAGCCCAAGATTACTGAGCAAGATACCTCTTTTTCTCTTATCATCCTCACCTTCCAATTTTGATTTTATATTTTCAATATCTTCCTTTATTCTCTCAACAAAGCGATTTACCTCGTCAATATTATTTTGTACCTTATCATTTTCCTCACCTTGAGAATTTTCAAGAGCTATGTTAAAATAATTTAGAGCCTCATCAGGATAATGAAGAAAATATAAACATAGACCTGCAAGATTTGCATTATAAGCCCTTTCATCATCCGTAGTTGCATTCTCTAAATTCTCTAAAAATAACTCTAAAGCTCTTCTGTAGTTCTCCCTATTGAAGTACTTGAGTGCATCGTTCATATAGATGCCATGGAAACTCAAATTTAATACTTTCCCAAATATCTGCGCAATGAATATACCACGCTCAAAACATTTGAGCTCAAAATTAAATCATCGGATAAATTAAAAAGAAAATCATCAAGATCCTTTAAAGGAATCTTTAGAATCTCTATCTCCTCCGTAGGCTCTAAGTTCTGTGCACTTTTATAGATCACATTTGGTGCATAGAAATAGTATGATTCCATCCTTGTCAAACCCTGACACACAACTCCTTTGAATAGATAAATTAGTTCATTTGCCTCGTATCCTGTTTCTTCCAGCAGTTCTCTCCTTGCACATTCCTCAGGAGACTCGTCATCTACCAAGCCAGCAGGAAGCTCTATCACATATTTCCTAAGGGGTACCCTATAATGCTTCTCTAAAAGCACTTCATTATCCTTTGTAATTGCAATTACCACAGCTGTTTCTGTATGACCATCCATATCCACACTTTCCCATATTCCCCTATCCGTATATTCCCTTTTCAATTTCAAGAACTTGCCTTGGCAGATTATTTCGGTTTTCTCAACTTTCATTTTCTTTCCCTTAGCTCTTCAAGTATTTCCTTGGCGCGATCTACTCTTACTTTCTTCTCTTTAACCAATAACTCTGCAACTCTATCTATTTCCTCTCCCTTGGCTCCAGCCATAACTGCTATATTCCTTGCATGCAAGCTCATATGACCTCTCTGTATCCCCTCGGTAGCAAGGGCTCTCAAAGCGGCAAAGTTCTGAGCTAACCCAACTGCTGCTAAAATCTCTCCAAATTCTTTTGCAGTTTTTATACCTAGAATCTTCCTAGCAATCTTCGCCTTGGGATGTGTACTTGTTGCACCTCCTATTATTCCAACTGCCATTGGCAATTCTATACTCCCTACCAAATTGCCCTCTTCATCCTCCTCATAATGAGTTAGAGAAGTGTACCAGCCATCCATTGCGGCAAATGCATGTGCTCCTGCTTCCACAGCCCGCCAATCATTGCTTGTGGCTATTAAAACTGCATCTATACCGTTCATTATACCCTTGTTATGTGTTGCTGCCCTGAATGGATCTACCCGCGCAAACTCGTAGGCGTAGAGTATACCTTTAACGGTATCCTCGCCTATCACATCTTTTTTCCATACGGCACGCGCTCTAGCAAGACGATATATTGCCAAGTTGCTTAATATACGAAGATAAACTTTGCCCCCTGTAATATCCTCTATGTAGGGCGCCAATGCCTCTGCCATACTATTCACTGCGTTTGCACCCATGGCATCGCGAACATCGACATGCAAATGTATAACCAGCATTGGTCCCATATTACTATCTATAACCCTGGCCTTTATATCTCTACATCCTCCACCTACCTTTATCAACACAGGGTCCTGCTCGTTCGCTATTCTCATTAATTCCTCTTTATGCTCCAATACCTGCATCTTAGCAAAATGAGGATTTCGAAGCCCAACAACTTGAATTTGAGAGATCATTATTGGCTCTGTGGAAGATGTGAAAAACCCTCCCCCTTCACGGGCTAATTTTGCAGCATGACTCGCTGCCGCAACCACACTCGGCTCTTCTATTGCCATTGGAATTAAATAATCCTTCCCATTTATTTTGAAATTTGTGGCAATTCCTATTGGCAGTTCAGTCATACCCACCACATTTTCAATCATCCTATCTGCAAGATCCATATCCAAATGTCCTTTCAAAAGGAACTCTGCCTCTTCGTCACTCAATTCTGAAAATTCCTTGACTATTTTCAATCTCTCTTCTATGGATAATTTATAAAATCCAGATATACGCGAAGATTTCATAATTGGTTATATACGAGGAATATTAAACATTTTTCTCAGAAAATTTTAAGTACATACATTCCATATGTTCTAAATTGATACCCTTTGGAGGTAATATTTATGTTTCGGGTGGGTGGTAAAAAGAAAGCATTGGTAATAGGGCTCTTACTTGTGTTAATAGCAGCTAATGTATTGGTAATATTTGAAAATTCTCCAAAACCAATAAATTCCACAGGAAAAATAAATCCTGGTAAGTTGGTGGATTATACAAAGGTATTTAATGCAAAACTTGCAAATCCATCTAATTATCTTGGCACACCAAATATGCAAAAGAAAATATACATAACTATAGCGCTGAGATGGAGAAATGAGGGTATGTTAAATAAAAGCTTGGAAATGATAAATAATCCCCGTTCTCCAATGTACCATCATTTCTATTCTTGGAGCGAGTTTAAGAAACTTTATGCACCTTCTGACAATGTATACAACTCTATAGTGGATTGGCTAAAGGATCAAGGATTAAATGTATACCAAACTTATCCTTTGCATAACTCTATTACAATATACGATACGATAGGAAACATACAAAAGGTGTTCCATACTGAATTCGGAATGTATAGAGGTGATGGAGAGCACCTTAGATCTCAATACTTTACTATTAAAAAACCAATAAAATTCCCGGAGAATTTCATACCGTACATCGTTGGTATAGATGGATTTAACAATGCAACTGTGTATCACCTGAATTTCTTAGATTACCAAGGTACTGACTATCTTAGCGGTGCAGATGTGGCTAAAATGTATAGGGTATATGAATTATATAACAATACTCCAGATGGTTCTGCAAGTACCCAGCATATATTTGCTACGGGACTGCGTGTGGCTACTGTGCTATGGGAAGGCGCAGATTCTTGGGGTGATCAATATGCACCATTTGACCCTAATGCAATAACTTATTATTATCAGCATGTGATTCCAACATGGATTCAGAATCTTGGTGTTATGTCCACTGTCCATTATTACGGTACATCAGGTACTGTTGCACCTGGAAGCAACACCGATGGAAGTGTTTCTACTGAAAATGAACTGGATCTAGAAATGGTTGGTACATTGGCACCGGGCGTAGATGCTTTCTGTGTATACGGCCCAGGAGGAAGCAGTGGTGGGCCTTCTGAGAGCAACTTCCCAGATAATGAGTATAACTACATACTCAATACCCTTGCTTCTGAGAGTAGCCCAATACTCGTTGCTGTAAGTAATTCTTGGGGTGGTGGTGATTCTCAGGAGAGTAGCACAACTATGAATGATGTGAAGGCATTAGAGGCCATGGGTGTAACTGTTATGGCTTCAAGCGGTGATGATGGAGATACCACCTCGCCTAGCGAGCCTTCTACAGCTGCCTATGACACATACGGATTTTTGGCAGTTGGGGGAACAACGCCAGTACCTAACGGAGTAGATCATACTACTTTAGATGATTACGCTACTATGGGTAACAATACAGATCTGGCAAATCCAAGAAGTAGTGAGATTGTTTGGTATGATTCATCAAGCACCAATTCTGCTGGAGATCACTGGGGTACACAGAGTGGCGTGAGCTCCACTTATGAAGAACCATGGTTCCAGAAAGATTATGTTGATTCTATAATTAGCGCTACTGGTAGCCATGGTAGAGCCACAGCAGATATCTCTGCGATGGGCAATCGGACCTTGATATACATAAGCAGCAGTAATGGACTGGAGTGGAATACTGTGGCGGGAACCTCAGTAGCATGCCCCGTCACAGCAGGAATGATAGCAGAGATGGCTGCTTATGTGGGTGTTCAATATGGTATTTCAGGCCATGGATTTGGATATTTCCTTCCAACCCTTTATCAACTTGGAAATGATTTTTACAATAACAATAAATATGCAAACTCTCCCCCATTTTTTGATGTTACTGAAACTCCAAATGGGTATCATAATGGGGAAACAGCGTATGATGCACGCACTGGATGGGATTTAGCTAGTGGATGGGGAGTTATAAACGCATGGGAACTTATTCACGATATTGGCTTCATATTAAGCTCATCATCAACCTCGGCAACAATTACTGCGGGACAAACTGCATCATACACTATAGATGTATCCTTCCCCTACATGTGGACTTGCGAAGTTGGACACTTTGAAGTTTCGGGACTTCCTGCAGGAGCCTCTGTAAGTTCATCGGTGAGCTATGTACAACCTCCAGGAAATGGAACTGCAGCAAGTTTTACCCTTAACATAGCAACTACACCTTCCACACCTGCTGGCACCTATGATCTAAACCTCACCGCATATTCTTATAACCAAACTAACGGTCATTGGGGAAATTTAACAAATTATATTCATCTAACTCTCACAGTAAATCCCGCAAATGCACCTGATTTGACTATATCTTCAATATCTGCCTCACCTACTACTGTCAACGAAGGTGAAACCATAACCATTCAAGCAACAGTTAAAAATGTAGGGAATGCAGAGGCGTATAATGTTTCTGTTGGATTTTATTATGATAAAT
Proteins encoded:
- the amrS gene encoding AmmeMemoRadiSam system radical SAM enzyme, with product MLTLAKHWTKLEDNKVRCELCPYRCVLKEGQIGVCRVRKNIGGKLYTLNYGSVSSIAVDPIEKKPLFHFKPKSEVLSLSTVGCNMRCKHCQNWEISQAGMEFPYLREMSPDEVMKIAGNYEGVAWTYNEPTIWHEFTLDVSKMAKKEGLYTVYVTNGYINEEPLREIGQYLDAMNIDVKAFRDEFYRKIAGARLQPVIDTVERAYRMGIHIELTYLIIPDLNDDSKEIRKFAEWVYELSPEIPVHFSRFFPMYKLTDKPPTPLKTMHNAYKIAKEVGLEYVYLGNTWEPEYESTYCPNCGNLLIERVYYNTELKGLTKDGRCNRCGKKINMVV
- the thiL gene encoding thiamine-phosphate kinase; translation: MNLSSLGEREVIDRIWEIVGKKENYDDCVYLDRGNYYQLITTDFVGEGTHFMDNWNARKIGRFFATINLSDIAAMGGEPEIFMASMFFPKRMDLGFLEDFMKGMLEILNDFNVPYKGGDLKESRIIGFSGIAIGKVEKERIMLRNAINKGEGVYITGELGKQAAGYFLWKNGIEEGADYILDVYPRIREGREISKIARACMDLSDGLASAVVFMRNANYGLDIDFNSLPIHKLAYEVSEDYDIPLEYLATGFGGEYELVYTSPKKIFGKEIGVVDEEIGIWKDGNKIKGEGYAHFSKALDKA
- a CDS encoding DUF2240 family protein, with product MEKLKQIIAYVVKKRGRKLREEDFVNVLSYDRKWIPPASSRALFKVILDANLLQKNGEYYEPNFEIKGLVLPLDFSVSDEDVNKYFKKEDVLTRIIDYLTEKMDRERRDILMDINSIKNEMRFITIEVAALIYCKENNVDCSQFYNDVEEKIKS
- a CDS encoding tetratricopeptide repeat protein yields the protein MNDALKYFNRENYRRALELFLENLENATTDDERAYNANLAGLCLYFLHYPDEALNYFNIALENSQGEENDKVQNNIDEVNRFVERIKEDIENIKSKLEGEDDKRKRGILLSNLGLLHYFIGMRDEAEKNYDEAEKIFKILRDNIALGAVYSNRAMLYDDMRQLDYLYRALDIFEKEGHLKGQVDTLHSLSLYYLDDDYIEEAYYFLNKELKILENVDDKELKRRAYELAGDIAMEMGNVEEAMKYTERASQL
- a CDS encoding NUDIX hydrolase, whose amino-acid sequence is MKVEKTEIICQGKFLKLKREYTDRGIWESVDMDGHTETAVVIAITKDNEVLLEKHYRVPLRKYVIELPAGLVDDESPEECARRELLEETGYEANELIYLFKGVVCQGLTRMESYYFYAPNVIYKSAQNLEPTEEIEILKIPLKDLDDFLFNLSDDLILSSNVLSVVYSLRRYLGKY
- a CDS encoding hydroxymethylglutaryl-CoA reductase, degradative yields the protein MKSSRISGFYKLSIEERLKIVKEFSELSDEEAEFLLKGHLDMDLADRMIENVVGMTELPIGIATNFKINGKDYLIPMAIEEPSVVAAASHAAKLAREGGGFFTSSTEPIMISQIQVVGLRNPHFAKMQVLEHKEELMRIANEQDPVLIKVGGGCRDIKARVIDSNMGPMLVIHLHVDVRDAMGANAVNSMAEALAPYIEDITGGKVYLRILSNLAIYRLARARAVWKKDVIGEDTVKGILYAYEFARVDPFRAATHNKGIMNGIDAVLIATSNDWRAVEAGAHAFAAMDGWYTSLTHYEEDEEGNLVGSIELPMAVGIIGGATSTHPKAKIARKILGIKTAKEFGEILAAVGLAQNFAALRALATEGIQRGHMSLHARNIAVMAGAKGEEIDRVAELLVKEKKVRVDRAKEILEELRERK
- a CDS encoding protease pro-enzyme activation domain-containing protein, which encodes MFRVGGKKKALVIGLLLVLIAANVLVIFENSPKPINSTGKINPGKLVDYTKVFNAKLANPSNYLGTPNMQKKIYITIALRWRNEGMLNKSLEMINNPRSPMYHHFYSWSEFKKLYAPSDNVYNSIVDWLKDQGLNVYQTYPLHNSITIYDTIGNIQKVFHTEFGMYRGDGEHLRSQYFTIKKPIKFPENFIPYIVGIDGFNNATVYHLNFLDYQGTDYLSGADVAKMYRVYELYNNTPDGSASTQHIFATGLRVATVLWEGADSWGDQYAPFDPNAITYYYQHVIPTWIQNLGVMSTVHYYGTSGTVAPGSNTDGSVSTENELDLEMVGTLAPGVDAFCVYGPGGSSGGPSESNFPDNEYNYILNTLASESSPILVAVSNSWGGGDSQESSTTMNDVKALEAMGVTVMASSGDDGDTTSPSEPSTAAYDTYGFLAVGGTTPVPNGVDHTTLDDYATMGNNTDLANPRSSEIVWYDSSSTNSAGDHWGTQSGVSSTYEEPWFQKDYVDSIISATGSHGRATADISAMGNRTLIYISSSNGLEWNTVAGTSVACPVTAGMIAEMAAYVGVQYGISGHGFGYFLPTLYQLGNDFYNNNKYANSPPFFDVTETPNGYHNGETAYDARTGWDLASGWGVINAWELIHDIGFILSSSSTSATITAGQTASYTIDVSFPYMWTCEVGHFEVSGLPAGASVSSSVSYVQPPGNGTAASFTLNIATTPSTPAGTYDLNLTAYSYNQTNGHWGNLTNYIHLTLTVNPANAPDLTISSISASPTTVNEGETITIQATVKNVGNAEAYNVSVGFYYDKFDSSHLIHIVNAGNLTAGASNTVETTWDTTGHVGEHTIIAYADPDNAIEETNEDNNSANTTVIVNGYGVNLTVDSTAKTVQPGGSVDYTITVKNTGTLQDTFDLSTSQVSSGWSASLSQTSVTLNAGESTNITLTVTAPSSATQGESQNVTVTAVSEGDSSKSDSVTTTTTVVTLYITSIKIYSHLDAVINYTTNENVTSYIVYGIGPNHMKRQTPEETIASKYHEIAIQNLTPEITYYFKIYMSDGTNSAWSSIYNFTLTGTNDFEATDNPQYLYNWQVSAWNSSTNQAANTIWQWGQPTAGPSSAHSGQDVLATNLNGYYGVDDHVDALLTPWIDLTNASWATLSFYAWYDLEDGYDGVLIAYQNDSSSSWYILDVNNNASQYDKQISSSYGSAIGGLYAFTGDTNGWVQKTFNTTTINDKYVNEYLLGHKVRFIFYFASDESNHNYYGFYLDDIQIKAGIPQYHIYGYVKDSSGNAVSGATVWVNDTTLGISYQTTTDSNGRYDIYTYNGISGDSINVDASSTQGKGTNSGSLSTDTEIDITLQAVPELNIVIIPILLLATIYILRRRK